CGCAGTGGCGCAGCAGGTAGAAGAGCCCGTTCTTGTGGTTGTGGACGATGCTGGTCCAGTACTGGCGGTGATGGAGCTCCCCCATGGCGAGGATCGAGCCCCAGTCGCCCACCATGGCCATGTCGGGTGCCCTGGCGAACGAGAGCTCCGCGACGCCGGAGAGCGAGGTCCAGCGCGCGTCGCCCGGCCTGGCGAAGGAGAGCTCCGAGAACGGCATGTGCACGAGGAGGACGATGCACCCGGCGGGGGCGGAAGGGctgccggagacggcgacgcggcggaacATCCAGTCGCGCGCTCGCTCCGCGGTGATGTGCCGTATATTCCCCCCGACCGTCGGGGAGACGTCGACGCCGTacacgacgccgccgacgagggtCTCGCGGCTCCTCACGCGGTCGAGGGTCGTGATCGGCGGCAGCGTGGCCCGGGCGCCGGTGACGGGGTTGACGAGGTACGGGTTGGCCTCGTCGTCGGTGGCGAACAGCCACCCGTGCGCCGCGCCCGCGACGGCGCGCGGGATGCGGAAGGGCACGCGGAAGGTGGCGGCCGTCGAGGGGGAgtagagcgcggcggcgtcggggccgTAGGCGTCGCAGGCGTAGAGCAGGCACGGCGGCTGCCTCGGCGtcgggaggcggtggcggcggaacgcggcggcggtggcgcgccacGCGGAGCACGCGGCGCCAGAGCGGACGACGTCGGGGACCTCCATGAACCCCATCACGGTCAGCAGGACGTCCTCCGGCAACCACGACCAGCAGCAACGATCTCCGCCGGCTTCGGCTTCTTCTTCCATATTCTCATTCGCCGGAGGAGACGGCTGCTTGTTCGTCGAGGCGGCTGCTCCcatctcgacggcggcggcggcggcggcgcgcgagagCGAATCCAACGAACGAAGGGATCGATTCCAATGCAACAGTTATACAAACGGGAGTGTCGTGGCCTCGTGGGACTTCGCCACGTGGGCATCTCCGTACGGCGCACGGCCCAAATCCGGATACACCTCACATCGCAGGTCGGACAGCCCATCGAATCCTCTGGGCCCAATTCGGCCCACGTAGATCGTTCGGCCCAATTTCAAGTTGCTTCCTATACGGCCCGGCAAGTCAACATGGTAGACTACCGAACACAAGCAGAatggagtgttttttttttttttttttttttttttttttgcggggaaaggAAATATATTACTAAGATAAAGAGTCATCACAGATTAACTGTGATATAAAGTTACAATTCCCTCCCAACCAGAACTCAGAGACATTTTCAGACCGGGCTTTATTCGCAAGAACATGACTAACCCGATTCTGGCTACGATGAATTTTCTTGATGGAGTGTTGGGCGATGATATTCAGTTaatttttttccacgaacgcgtaaaaaaattacacgtcaatatattagaataaTAGAGTTTTGATACACGACGCACTCAGCCAGACCAGCCTATGCcaaggaagaaagaaaacaaagataaaaaagaaagaaaggaaaggagtTAGCCGGAGCTGATGAATGTAGCATCATCGCTATATTCCACCAATATTAGTTCagttttttattacttttgCGAAGAAAATATAGTTCAGTTAACCCACGACATGACGCAGATACAGGCATATAGCGATATTATTTTTGTCCCGCTTATCccacttctagtttattttttcttctaaattttgtatTACCATGTAAAAATAGACTAGCAAGCGGGTTTTTATACGAATAGtgggactacccacttgcaCTGGAAGATCGTCAGTAAATTGTGCACCGGATCATGCAATTGGATTGcagaggaaggaagaaagagggATTACCTGTGGCATTGTTCACCAGACAAATTAGCAGGAGGTCTAAGTTACTGAAAAACTAAGTCTAGATAACCGGTCAAACGTTGATCAACACAAATTCACAGTGGAAATGGCTGCCGCAACAGCAGCCAGTTGTCATCGGCCTCAAGAAAGAAGAGTTAAACTTGAAATCCGGATAAGAGCTCATCCTAGAAGTCAGGAAAGCAGTATAGTTTCCACAGCTCAAATATAACCGAAGAGCATTAAGTAAATTCAGGTTGGGACACTACAAAGATAATTTTGTGCAAATCCTTTTCACAGATTGTAAGTAAGAATTCACATGCTGATTTTCCATCCAGGTTTTCAACAGGCACTGAAAAGGAACCTGGTTGTCTACTGGAACTTTTTACAACTGCTAGTAGCAGATTGGAACAAGAAAATTTCAACATTGTAATGATCAATATAGCTTCATCAAGAACACATCAACAAAAGGAGTATCATTCAAAGTATACATTTCAATGACAACAACTGATATATCTACAGATTACAAGTAACATCAGAGCATGCAAGTCTCAAGAATTTCATCTGTCAGAAAAGGTGTGCAGTTCATTCAGGAGGTTATACTATTTGCAGTATTATTCATCCAGAAACAACAGAAGCTTCTGCTGATTTACAATCTCATTTCCCAGACACCATCATGATCCACAGAAGCAAATGATTCACAAAGCCAACAACAATTGCATCTTCGGTGCTGCGATTTATTGAGTAGGACAGAACCACATTGGAAACCCCAAGTAATTGCTCATTGGTCCTGTCCCAATCAAGAATGGATTGATTGTTCCATCTCTCATGTTGTAAACCTGGGAACAATATGAATAGCTGTCTGACTTCTTAGGGTTGAACTTAGGGCAGAGGCTATCAAGAAAATAGATGCGGTCATCTTCAATCTCCTCATACTGAGAGGCGGCAAAGGACTTGTTGCAGGATGAGCTGATGAAAATGCTCTCGCCATCCAAGCTCTTCTTTTCTATCCATTTCCAAGGGTTTGAGTTGAAGCTCAATTCGAATACTCTGACTCCAACAAATTGGTCCCAGCTCTCTCTGAAGTATCTGACAAGTAGCAACAGCTTCCCAAGAGACTGCACAAGATTGTAAGTTTGCCAGCCACCATCTTCAGCTGAGGGCAGCTTCTCAATCAGACAGCGCTCGACGAGAGATACCACCGGAAAGACGTGATCATGTGCCTCAAGCTCAAAGGCAAAGAGATCTCCATTGCGGGTGTCGACCATGTAGAGCTTCCCCAGATAGAACTCAATGTCAATGTGACTCTTGATGCAGTTGCCCTCACATATGCACCAAGATGGCGTTTCTGGAGTGCAGAAGGCAAGCTTGTATTCTCCCTTTCTCTGAGAGACCGCAGCGACAATGCAACTGGAGCCGAGGTCTAGCTCAGAGgaagagctcgagctcgagccaGCGTTGGGCGGCGCGGACAGAACTGCCTTGTAGAGAGCCATTGCGTATTCATCGGCATGGATGGTGCACACcacctcgccatcgccattgctGACAGGCACAGACCTCTGAATGGCGCCACATGAATGGGTGGCCGTCGGGCTCGGCAGCGACACCTTCTCCCCGGAGAAAGGGTTCACCAAGACGCAGCCACCATCGGCGCCCACGGTGGGGTACAGCGGGATGCTCAGGCGGAGCCAGGTGCAGACGAGCCAGTCCTCGAAGCAGCCGATGCACTGTCCCGGGAAGGCGCCgtcgagcagcgcggcgagAAGCGGGacacggtggccggcggccgcggcgccatcGGAGAACACGCTGGCGAGCGCGAAGTTTGGGTACAGGACcagagggagcggcggcgccagcaCCAGGGGCGGGTAGTcccgcgcgcccgcgcgccacGAGCGGCGGAACACGGAGCGGAGCGCGGCGCGGTCCGCCGAGGACTGGAGCCTGCGGAGCACGGCGCCGACGATCCCCAGCGGTAGGTCCAACCACGACGGCGGCCCTGCGAACGAAGAACGAACTCGTCAGAGGCATTCCACCGAACACCTTAGCAACGACAAACAAAACCCCCCCAAATCAATCCCAAAACCACCGCGTGGTTCACACGAGGAGATCACCTGAGACGGCGCCCGTGCCGGTGCCGGTAGCCATCGCCGTGATCCGGGAAGACGCGCGAGCTCTACCTACGGCCCCCCTGATCCTGAACCTTCCAGAAGCTTCTAGAACAGAGTTGGGGAAAGTGgtgagggggaggagggagaggggtagGGTGAAATCACTGGAAACTTCGAGAAGTTTTGAGAACCCGAGACGATTAGCCGAAGGATTTTCCCCAATTTATAGAGCTCCCTCTCCCTACCGTTAAACCACCCGCGTAGTTGCTTGAATTCTCGTCGCTGTCACTTACATCCTGGCCCCACAGAGTGACGATGCTGACGTAAGGCCCACGTACAATACTGCTCCTGCTCACGGTCGGGCCCACAAGTCAGTGACCCAGGCGGACTTCAAATGGTTGGCTTCCCGCGCCATTCTCTTCTTCCGACTTGATATGATATGGTAGTTTCTTATGAAATTTGGAGAACATCTCAGTCTCCAGTCTTTGGTTGTACCCTCCAAAAAAAGATAGACCAAACACCAAAAAATTACTGCACACAAATTCTCCTTTTTCTATGAGTAATACAAATTGTGTTCACTCATGGATTGAAATTTCAgttcgaaatttccgaaattttggaCCTCCCTCCACTAGCAACTATCTCGgccaatttttttcttatttttctaaatatGTGTAAATTTGGTCAGAATTTATAAACtcagttaaaattttaaataatttcgtgCTAAAATGGTTCCAGCATTCATGAAGAAAAAATGTGAACCCTGTGTTCGCTCAACAGAAGAAAAAATCTAGAACGTTTGGGATCTTGCAAATGCACATAACTAATAGCTTAAGCGATCAGACAATTGGATAGAATTATCATAGGCTcacagcattttttttcctgaataaAGGATTACTGTGCTTTTACTGAAAACAGAGTGTAAATATAAGCCAGCTCAGAGCACATCAATCTTTATCATATAATCACTGGTTGTTAACTTGTAACATTGCCAACAACAGAGTTTGTGACAGAAACAGATTATTCATCAACACATTTCTATAGTTGCATGCAGACAATGAATAAAAGAAACACTGCATAATTGGATATGCCTGATTGcgtcagcgaaaccactgaATGACAATATTGTAACttggaaaaaaacaataatcattGCGTAATGTAACACCGACACATTTCAAGATCAAAGTGAGCAGAAAGGCAACACAATTAGCACGGTTAAATCGAGACATCAGAAAGCAAAAAGGCACAATCTGATAGACAAGTGAAATGATATTTTGAAACAATGGTTTATTCATAAGGAGGAATCATATGCCAGCACCCCAGATTGTCCAGTCCTCTAGTGCCACAAAGTTTTTATTCTCATGATTCAGCAATGAACGGCACGCGGAAGAACTGTCGCTACATATGAGCACAGTAGATATATTCATCCACAATGAAGATAATATCCTCACCTTCATCACGCTGTTTAGAATTGAAGGACTTAGTAACCAGAAAATTGTAACAAGAAGGGAAAAGAATTGATATCGTATTTCATACTTTCATAGTGACAGCATAATGTTCTATCATATTAGACACCCTCTTGAAAATTTGTCATGGTATTCATACGTCTAGGAACCTCACCCACAAAAGACAGCAGAATATTCTAGTACCATAAGTACAAAAGATGAAATACCACCATGAGACTTGCCCCACGAGTGTGAAACCACTGAGACATCAGATACACCAACACACTTGTTTTCGTTTCTCAAAGAGCAAAGCAATGGTGCTAAATCCAAGCAGCATCAAGGTATCCTATACATTCATGATGCATTAGGAACAGAATTGATCTTGAGCAGTTCATTCAGAAGGAAAGAACCATGTTGGGCTCATCAACCTGCCATCTGGTGCTCGAAAGTTGTCATCCGATATGTCTGCAGCGAAAGGTGCCAGTGTACAATCTCTCATGTTGTACACAAACCTGTCAAAAGGGGGGCCATTTTTTGCAGGGAAGAGGTAACCATCAATGAAGTAGACAAGATCATCTTCAATTCCATCATACTGACATGCAAGAAATGACATGCTACTACATGGGCTAATGAAGATGCAATCGCCATCCAAGCTGTTGATCTCAGTGAATCTGAAAGGGTTTGTGCTTACATCCATCACGAATACGCTAACCTTGCAAATGTTGTGCCAACCTTCAGAACCACCGATGTATCTGACAACTAGCAACAATTTCCCATGCCATTCTACCATGTTCCACCTCTGTCCATAGCTATCCTTAACCTGGGGCAGCTCAGTGACACACCTCTCAACACGAGAAACCATCATCCCGCAATCATCCTCCGTGATCTCAAACGCAAAGAGGTTCGTGGTGAGCTTGCTGAGAATGTAGTACTTCCCCTGGTAGAAGGCAACATCACTGAACTTACTGATGCAGCCCCCATAGCAAATGCACCACGACGTCATCCCAGGTCTCCAGAGAGCAAGCTTAGCTCCGTTCCTGTGCACGGAGATGGCGGCCACCGTGTACGCTGAGCCGGAGCCAGGTGGAGAGGACAGGATCACCTTGCAGAACGACATCACATACTGCGCGGCGTGGATCGTGCAATCCACCACGCCGGAGCCATTGATGATGGGCAGCGATCTGGTGTAGACGTCGACGAGATGGGTGGACACGAAAGGTGGCGGGAGATTGACGACTTCCCGAGAGAAAGGGTTCACCAAGAAACACGCGCCATCGCCCAAGTACCGGGCTTTCTTCTGCCGCACCACGGCGAGCCATCCTTCGCACGATCCCACGCAACGGAgatcgccagccgccgccgccacctccacggGCAGCGGGATGCGGCGCGTCTCCGCCATGGCCCCGTCGGCGCAGAACCCGGAGAACGCGAGGTTGGAGAGCACGAGcagggggagcggcggcggcgggtggtggaggcgcgccgcggcgcgccacgCCTGGCAGACGGAGCGAAGCCTGGCGCGGTCCTCGACGCTGGGGAGGCGCCCGACCACGACCCCGATGATGTCCGCGGGGATGTCCGCCCACGACCGCCGCATCGCCTCCCGCCCTGCGGTTTAAATCTTGGCATCGGTCAGtaggcattccgtcgaacacgtAGCCTGcgcagccaccgccgcgacCAGCAACACCACGCGCGCgcgagggaggggaagggggtgCAAGGCGTGCAAAGTAGGTCGAGAGAGATCTCACCTATGGTTCCTTTGCCGGAATCCATGGCCACCGGCGCTGGAGGATCGCGTGGCGCGAGGGCTCGTCCCCTCGGGCAGGAGAGCTCCAAGCTTGCGCCACTGGGGTGCCTACTCTTGACTGGCTTCGTGTGAACAAGTTGCCTGTAGGCTGTAGCTGGACTGGtctgagaattttttttatttcttttagaccattttattttttttaaaaaattattaatagaCATTTccagaaaatattttcaaaaactgAACCTTTTGGCTTCAGCAGCATTGTCATGTCACGCCAGCACTGGCGACGTGGCAAAAGGCTGACATGGCAGAGAGCACTGCCATGCCAGCTGCGCATGGCGTGATAGAGTTATTTGGTCACGCCAGATGAGCTGGCATGGGCCGCATGGCCAAAAggtttagatttgaaaatattttttgagttgtttattaataaaattaaaaactaaaaatgtctaaaaaataaaaaaaatccctggTCTAACAGGTGGGTCCCCTAATGCTTTTTAGTACTACCATGCAGTGTTTGAAACTCAtgtagataaagatgaaaatgcagattaagtgttttacatAAAACGAGGtagtattaacgtatgattaattgaattttagttattacaaacttgaaaattatattttttgatattttagagcaacttctatatagaaagttttcgcatgaaatacaccgtttagcaatttaaaaagcaTGCCATGAATATCAAAATTCCATCAAACTTTTTCGGAGAAACGAACGGGTATGCCTATGTTATTCCATCAAAATGTTCCTATCACTTTTTAATCTCCTCTTGATTTGGTAGAATTGTAGATTCATTGAAGTTACTGTagagtacttcctccattttttttaagtagatgACACTGGACatacgtttgactattcgtgtTATTAACAATTTTGTGTAAATGCGTAAGTACTTTTACTGATAAAACAACTTCtagcaaaataaatgataattacgtaATAATATGAATGTGTCTGAAAGTCAACGACGTTCTTTATTGAAAACGGAGGAGGTAgtacatgacaaaaaaaaagaggaattaGTGAATCAATCTTTTTCAGAGAAAGTAATTAGATAGTGTATCCTCCTGAATTATCTTCAGATAACTATCCCATGTTGTTTGGAAGAACATGAAAGTGCCACGCTTGATCAAGGGATAAAATTGTTCCCATAAAATTCAGGTTATCCAAtactaaaatcttttatatgACCTGTTTAAGATCAATTTCTtctcacaaaaatatatatttaagattAATTTCAAAGAAATGGCATGCCACTTAGAATAGCAGCATATTCAGCCTGAAGCAATGTCCACGTGTTCCATACACTGATCTACATCAGTTCAAGAACAGAAAAGAAAGGTACCACCATCAGATGTGCAGTGCAACTGAAGAAATACATTGATGTTGATCATTTAATCTGATGATCTTGATCGAAAACCGCGGTTTCCTAGGATCAGTGTGCTAAAATAGTAAAATTTGTTGTTAATTTTGTCGAGTTAATTGGATCTTTGCTTTGATGGGATGGGAGAAACCTGTCCTGCTTATTATTATATAGTTGTTGCAATGCAAGCAAGATAGGCTTGTTTGATCGGTTCATATATTTTTCCTTAcactatctaaaaaaattaaaattttcattacattattataaaatattatattttcatTGCattatatggaaaaaaaatatcttcattCATGGTGTGTGTGCGCCAACTGAGTGAGACCGGCAGCACTCTAGTCAATACTCTATGACTTCTTTTTTAAGGCCGTCGTGACTGAAGAAAACAGTCAAGTCATGGCAATTCTCTAGCCTTGTCTGACCATTTGGTACTTAGTGATTCTGAAAACCATGACCAATTCCATAGATTCGCATATGCTTCCTTGACATCTCCACAGAAACAAGGCTACAATAGCACAATGGTGATATTGCCAGAGATGACCAGATTGACCTTGTAGTGCTTTGCCTGAAGAGCAGTGAGACAGAGTGACCTGGTCCAAAATGTTAGGCTCTGTACTCCAGAACAGAACcaagtcaagaaaaaaaatcatcacaatAATTTTTACACTTATTCTAGTCTCAGTTTATCAAAGACTCAAACCATGCAATTAGGAGCTAAGACACACTGCACTTCCCTATATATAGTCCTCCCCCCTGAACATTTCATCACAACTTCAGAATCACACAGCCTCTCACAAAGCACTTAGACATCAAAAGAATTTGCTGAAATGGCAGCTAAGATCATCTGAGAGCCACCGTGTCGGTGCAGAGATCGCAAATGGTGACGAAGCAGCCAAGAAGAAGTCCATTGAGCTTCTCTCTGAACTTGGCCTCCCAGAAGGGCTATTTCCCTTGGATGATATGGAGGAGTTTGGGTATAACCGCGCAAACGGGTTCATGTGGATTGTTcacaggaagaagaaggagcACACCTTCAAGAAGATCAAGCAGACAGTCTCTTATGCCACCGAGGTGACGGCATTCGTCGAAAAGGGGAAGGTGAAGAAGATTGCAGGGGTGAAGACCAAAGAGCTGATGCTGTGGCTCAGTGTGGTTGAGGTCTATGTTGATGAGTCTTCTGCTGGGAAGATCACATTCAAGACTGGCACTGGCCTCTCCGATAGCTTCGATGCGTCGGCCTTCGAGTTAGGAATGTAAACTGAAGAACATATCAGGGGATTTatctttaattttgttttgatttCCCCTTGTTTTATGGTACGATATTGTAAACTTTACGCGGAGAATAAGTTATGTTGTCTCTATAAATAAAGTATTTCTGTACATCTGTAATTTCTGGGTTTGTTACTTCCTTTTCGAAATATAAGACTGGTGCTGATGCTGAATGATCATCTTCCTCAAACATAAGTGCCTTCAATAACAAGAATGATTTCTGCTGCAGTCTCCATCCAC
The nucleotide sequence above comes from Oryza glaberrima chromosome 11, OglaRS2, whole genome shotgun sequence. Encoded proteins:
- the LOC127753662 gene encoding uncharacterized protein LOC127753662, producing MATGTGTGAVSGPPSWLDLPLGIVGAVLRRLQSSADRAALRSVFRRSWRAGARDYPPLVLAPPLPLVLYPNFALASVFSDGAAAAGHRVPLLAALLDGAFPGQCIGCFEDWLVCTWLRLSIPLYPTVGADGGCVLVNPFSGEKVSLPSPTATHSCGAIQRSVPVSNGDGEVVCTIHADEYAMALYKAVLSAPPNAGSSSSSSSELDLGSSCIVAAVSQRKGEYKLAFCTPETPSWCICEGNCIKSHIDIEFYLGKLYMVDTRNGDLFAFELEAHDHVFPVVSLVERCLIEKLPSAEDGGWQTYNLVQSLGKLLLLVRYFRESWDQFVGVRVFELSFNSNPWKWIEKKSLDGESIFISSSCNKSFAASQYEEIEDDRIYFLDSLCPKFNPKKSDSYSYCSQVYNMRDGTINPFLIGTGPMSNYLGFPMWFCPTQ
- the LOC127755193 gene encoding uncharacterized protein LOC127755193, which gives rise to MDSGKGTIGREAMRRSWADIPADIIGVVVGRLPSVEDRARLRSVCQAWRAAARLHHPPPPLPLLVLSNLAFSGFCADGAMAETRRIPLPVEVAAAAGDLRCVGSCEGWLAVVRQKKARYLGDGACFLVNPFSREVVNLPPPFVSTHLVDVYTRSLPIINGSGVVDCTIHAAQYVMSFCKVILSSPPGSGSAYTVAAISVHRNGAKLALWRPGMTSWCICYGGCISKFSDVAFYQGKYYILSKLTTNLFAFEITEDDCGMMVSRVERCVTELPQVKDSYGQRWNMVEWHGKLLLVVRYIGGSEGWHNICKVSVFVMDVSTNPFRFTEINSLDGDCIFISPCSSMSFLACQYDGIEDDLVYFIDGYLFPAKNGPPFDRFVYNMRDCTLAPFAADISDDNFRAPDGRLMSPTWFFPSE
- the LOC127753883 gene encoding uncharacterized protein LOC127753883, whose amino-acid sequence is MGAAASTNKQPSPPANENMEEEAEAGGDRCCWSWLPEDVLLTVMGFMEVPDVVRSGAACSAWRATAAAFRRHRLPTPRQPPCLLYACDAYGPDAAALYSPSTAATFRVPFRIPRAVAGAAHGWLFATDDEANPYLVNPVTGARATLPPITTLDRVRSRETLVGGVVYGVDVSPTVGGNIRHITAERARDWMFRRVAVSGSPSAPAGCIVLLVHMPFSELSFARPGDARWTSLSGVAELSFARAPDMAMVGDWGSILAMGELHHRQYWTSIVHNHKNGLFYLLRHCGSIFSLDLTGGGASSSSSPSPVARTVLRSPPPPHQYSSGPKPTQYLAVTPRGELLRVTRRWHQTAIVAPPDASNGRWHVEHAVATTGVEVEEIRTPPPPLATAASTATAISVAGLGGCGDVALFLGKSSAACLPTEGFPMLRPNCAYLTDDAGGDVVRSPAARRDFGVWDFGSGRLQRLGDVWPLHHPWLYSPSPIWITPSLY